From the uncultured Methanomethylovorans sp. genome, the window ATAGAATTGTGATTCTCTTTATTTTGTTTTTTATCATTTCTTATCTGCCTCATTTTATTTCTCCAAAGGCAGGCCTACGTAAGCTTTAAGCAAGATTAAAACAAACTACAATCCTGCCTTTGGGCTGCGGGGTTCAATTCTGTCTGCATAAATTTAGAATTGAACCCTTTCATCTACTTGATAAATTAATATATTTAAGTTTTGTGCTAACCCTAATTGAATATAACCTTTTGTATCCAGTCCTCTATATATTAATCCCATTTGCTTCTTTGTTAGAGGGTTTACACATAACTTTTAAATAGTTTTATTTTTCAGGTTATGTTGTAGATGATACGAAGTTGATAACGTTAACTGCATAGTTACCTGTCTTTACAGCTTTCCATGTGTGATAATTCTTCTGAATAATTGCCAATGTGTAATTTTATACGCAATAATTGCAAATTATAGCAAAGATATAGCATTTTATCAAGTAAAATCTACTTCGAAAAAGAATTATGAACTGTATATGAATTACAAAATGTCAATGTTTTTTGCACTTTGTTTTCTCATCGATGAGGCTTACGAACTCCTCTGGTCCAGCCATCTTGTCCAGTTCTTTTTCTTCTATAAGAACTGTGTTTTCGACAGTATCTGACTTGCTTGGACCTTTTATTATAAATACAGACCTTGTTTGCGTCACACAGGAGATACTGCTCATCAAATCAGCTCTTTTTATCATAGCGCTGCTGTAAGTGCTGACTCCTGTAAGCATTGTGTCATAGTTATCTTTGGATATTGCTTTAAATGGTGCCTGTGACGTTGAGACCACCTGGTAGCCCAGAGAATGAAGCAGATCAAGAACATTATCCTCTTCTTTATATTTCGTCTCTTCACGTTGCATTGGTGGTTCCTTAAGTTTCTTTTCAAAAGCCTGCAGTATATCTATGGATTTTGCAAGTGCAACATCAAGCAGTTCTTCCATATGTAATACTACATCTATGGATGCATCCATCCCGCCTTCTTCGTATTTACTTATAGTTCTTCTGGAAACTCCCAGTTCTGAAGCAAGGGTTCCCAGAGACATTGCCTGCTTTGTACGTGCTTCTTTCAGGACATCACCATCTATGGAGACATACAATCCCCCAGGTGCTGCAGATACAAGCGGTGGCACATTCTCCACAAAGTAATCATAAAGTGTCTGGACGTTAACCGCAGGTATATCATATCTCATATAGACTACGCTATCTTCAAGCATCTGGTCCCGGGTTTTAGCTCCTACAAGAAGCGCTGAGCCACCCAAATATCTTGCAAGTGCCTTCATTTCATGAGCTGTTTCCTCGTTTAACCCATCAATATTGTAAAGCACTTTGCAGAAAAGCAGGATGTTCTCATTCCTTGCAGCAAGATCAAAACTCCTCGGCCTAATGTTACAGCGCTTTGAGACAATGAAGTTTGCCTGTCTCAGTACATCTACTATTTGATGTATGAGGATGTCTTTTGTCATGAATACCAAATGATTGTTTGCGCATCTATATGTATTCTTGCATTACTTTTCTCTTTAACTCATTTTCCCTGCAGAAAACTTAATTGTGTTCAACTCATCAGTAACCCAAATAACCAAGGCCACGACCATGATAATAGGTATAGATGATACAGATTCAAGAGAAGGCATGTGTACAACGTATCTGGGAGCCCTGCTCATGGACGAATTGAGACAGTATGGTACTATAGTGGAACTCCCTGTGCTTGTTCGTCTCAATCCCACAATTCCTTACAAAACCAGAGGCAATGCATGCGTAGGCATAAATCTAGCAACATCTTGCCCTGATAAGGTAATGAAACATGTAATTTCAAGAGTTTCGACAATGGCAGCACTGGAATGTGATATGACAAATCCAGGGGTGGTATTTGTCCAGGATGATGAATGTGAAAGTGTCCGAGATGTTCTGGGCACTTTTTTCCAGCGTGCTGTGAAGGAAGTCCTTTCAATTGAAGAGGCAAAATACGTTATTGCTAAAACAGGTTTGCAGTCCAAAGGATTCAAGAATGGCCGAGGTCTTATAGGTGCACTATCTGCCTGTGGTTCCATACTGAATCCGGGGTGGGACCATACTTTTGAGTATTTGGCTTACAGGCAAAGAGAGAAATGGGGTACTCCCAGAAATGTGGATGAAGCTAGCTTCTTTGTTGCCGACAGTGCTACTTATCCAGCAACATGGGACACAGTTGATGTATCTAATGAACTTGTGGTATGTGTACCTCATTCTCCAGACCCGGTATTATATGGAATTAGGGGCAAGGACCCGGAAGTTGTAAGAAGAACAGCAGAAATGATCTCTTCTGAACTCCTGGAAAGGTCATGCGTATACTGTACGAACCAGGGTACAGATATGCATTTGATTCCCGTTGCTAGTATATCCGAAATACAAGAAATGCACTCCTACATAGTATCTGGTTTCGTGTCAGATGATCCATTTACGATACCGGGAGGGCATACAATCTTTTCTATCTCTGACAGCAGCGGTGCCTCTGTTGAATGTGCGGCCTTTGAGCCAACGAAGGGCTTCAGATCATTGGTGCGCAAGCTCATTCAAGGCGATATTGTTAAGGTTTATGGAAGTTTCATGAACAAAGCTCTGAATATCGAAAAGATAGAGGTAGTTTCCCTTGCACCTTTGGTAGCTTCCCACAATCCAGAATGTCCTTCCTGCGGAAAAAGAATGGAATCAGCAGGCAAAGGGCAAGGATACAGATGCAGGAAATGTGGTACCAAATCGCCGGTCTTGGTACAGGTAAATCTAAAAAGGGATCTTGAACCAGGTATGTACGAGGTACCCCCATGTGCTCGCAGACATCTGGCCAAACCACTTGTAAGATTCCAGAATCCTTCAGTAAAAGAATTTCCATCCAGATGATGTCATCTCAAATGGCTAAGGTCTATTACCTGTGGAGTTTTCAGTTTGTGGTCATTCATTTTTATCCTGCGTATAACTGAATCTGCCTGCTCTTTTGTAATGCCCACTGTATTCCAGGCAATATCGGGTGTTTCTCCCTCAAGCAGAAGGGAAAGGAATCTGTCCACTTCTTTATAGGTAATACCTAGTTCTTTTTCATCTGTCTGGCCACTCCAAAGTCCAGCAGAAGGTGCTTTATTGATGATCGCTTCTGGAATCCCCATTGATGCTGAAAGTTCCCACACATCAGTCTTATACATATCACCAATAGGAAGGATGTCTACTCCCCCATCCCCATGCTTTGTGAAATAGCCCAAAAGCAGCTCCGTTTTATTTCCTGTGCCTATGACGATTCTGTTGAGCAAGTTGGCATGATAATAAAGCACTGACATTCGGATACGGGCTTTCAGGTTCCCTTTGGCGTGGGCTGTAGCTTTCTTTCCATCCGGAATATTATCAAGGTAAGTCGTGAGAATCCCTGAGATATCTATGGCCTTAAACTCTATGCCTAATTGATGAGACACTTCGGTTGCATCAAGAACATCTTCTGCAGGTGTGAGATTGAGTTCTGGAAGGTGTATTCCCAGAACTTTGTCCTTGCCAAGGGCTTCAACTGCTAAATATGCTACAAGTGCAGAATCGATGCCCCCGCTGATGCCAAGGACAGCTCCTTCAGCATTTGCTTCCCTTACTTTTTCCCTTATAAATTTAACAACAGCCTCTCTTACTTTTTCTGTTTCCATGTTCCTGTCCTCTGTAGCGGCTTAAGTGAAAATCCAATTTTATTTCTGTCCTTATTGCTACATTATACTTAAATAAAGTATCCTGTTCAAAGGTTTAATCTATCTGGAAGTTGTAACTCAGCCCCATGCCTATTTATATAGCCGACTCTGCGGTATTCATCATGGGAAAGCCAGTTGATGCCATCTGCACTATAACTGTTCCTTCAGTGGTGGATGAGCTCAAAAGTAGTGAATCCAGGCTTCGATTTGACCTTGCAAGAGAGCAGGGTCTGGGGGTAGAATTGCCTTCTTTGGAGGCCCTTTCGAGAGTTTCCGAGGTTTCCAGGATATCAAAGGATCACGAGGAATTGTCCCGAACTGACATTGAAGTCCTTGCCAAGGCTTATGACTGTGGGGAAGAAGCAGTGCTCCTTACGGATGATTACGCAGTGCAGAACGTTGCCAGTATCCTGGGTATAAAAGTAGAGCCGGTTGTCCAGAAGAAGATAAAGGACGTGCTTATATGGCAAAAAGTTTGTATTGGGTGTAAGCGGAAGTTCGATTCAGGTGACGTATGTCCTGTATGTGGCTCTCCGATGAAAAAAGGACGGAAAAGAAAATTATAACAATACTTGTATATGTATTAATGACGTCTTTATACTAATTCCTAAGAAGATCACAGGCAGGGATCACATGAAGAATATAGAGAATCTTATTCAAAAGGCAGTGGAGTTACAATCCAACGGTCTTACCTCAAGGCAAATCGCAGATGAGCTTAACGTTTCCAGGGATACTGTGACATGGCTTCTCACTCGTGCAAAGAAAGATATGAGTACTCCTGCACCAAAGGACATTTCTGTTAACTGGGTAAACATAGGCAAGAACGCTTACAGGCTGCGTAATATCTCTAAAGTTCTCTGCGATATGGTATTGGAAACATTGGAGCAGACAGAAGATGATGTTGATCTCATTGTTGGTATCGGTCTAAGCGGTGTGCCATTAGCAAGCCTTATGGCAGAAGAATTTGGTACTGATCTTGCAGTATTCCATGTGCATTATGATCCAGCTGATGACAGGCATCTAAAAGGCGATTTCAGCGGAAATTTCAGTCCAGTGAGGGGTAAAAAATGTGTCATAGTCGATGATGTCATTACAAGTGGCTATACTATGACGGAAGTAATAAAACGCCTTCGTGAAGAAGATTGCAAACCTGTAGCAATAGCAGTTCTGGTAGACAAGAAAGGCGCTGAACTGATTTCGGATGTGCCTGTAAGGCCATTGGTGCGTATAGTCCGTGTGGACTGATCGATCATATATTCTATTTAAAAAATGCAGTTGGAAGGTTTTTATTCCACTTCCGCTGCTCCAATCTTTTCTGCAAGTTTTGCCAACACCTGGGTGCGCATTCCTTCTACGAATTTGATGCTACCCACTACAAGATGTCCTCCGCCGTTCACGCCACCACCTTCAATTTCATCGTGGAGTTCTCTGACCATTCTTGGTATATTCATCTTGACGTATTTGGACCTGATCACAGCAAAGTCTGGGCCAAACCCTAGTGTGACGACTGGCTTACCTTCATATTCCCGGCAAAGTCTGTCATGAACTTCGCCTGATGTTTTTCCCGGTGGAGGGAACGTAAATTTGTGAGCGAAGTTTTCTACGTCCAGAACGTTAAGTATGGCACCATTTGGAAGTTTCTGGGCTTTTACATGTGCCATACACGCTTCAAGTTGCTCATTGATCATACCGTTGGCTTGTTCGCAGAACAGGCTGACAAGTTTCTTATGGGTATTATGGTCTCCCATCTCAAGTATATCGTCAATTATTCTTTTTCCACTGCTGAATTTGAGCCAATATGCAGCATAGTCTAATGATAGTGCCATATCTTTCAGGTCTTGCAACGAATATTTGTCAGATACAAGCTTTATGTAATCTCTTGCTTCTTCTGAATCAGCACGGTCTCCAACACCTGCAACGGCAGGAAGGTGCAGAATTTCCTTTTCAACATCCGGGTTTATCATACGGGCAACTTCAGTACAGAGCATACCTGCAGTGATACTGTAATCCCCTCCCACGTGTGCAGGATTAACGTGAGCTTTAAGGAACTCGTCAACCTCCTTATCTGGATGGTGATGGTCCACCACTACCATATCTATATTGTATACCTTTGCTATTCTGAAAGAAGGCAGGTCCTCTAGGGTGGAGCCATTGTCCACGCTTACTACAAGAGGCATTTTTTGTCCATGCCTGACAGCATCTTCCAGAGCAAAGGATAAGTCTCTGGTCACATCTGTCAATTCGTAGAACGGAGCCTTTGAAGGAGCTCTCTTGTAAAAATAATATTCTCCATCTGAGCCATTCACTTCTTTTATAAGTGGGAGTATAGCTCTCTCGATTGCAACGGCTGCTGTCATACCGTCGGCATCAGCATGGTGTCTTAGAAGAATGGGTTTTGACTTAATAACGGCCTTACGTATCTCTTTTGCGACCTGTTTCATGGCTGGCCGGAGTTTTTCCAATATGTCACTCTGTACAAGGAATTTGATCTCATGAGGCTCAGCCCTGCTATCAATTGCATTTTCTATGCGTGTTCTTATATCAGTTTCCTTTTCCCCGGTCAGCCGTTTCATACTGCGAACTTCAAGCTGAACGTTTTCTCCTCTAAGTTGTACTTCTCCGGTAACAGATACTATCATGTCAGCATCTATGTGTGGATATGCTCTCTCTCCAGCACTTTCAAAGGCAGCAGCAGATATCTGGCCAGTTTCATCATCAATGGTAAATATGGTCGGACCTGCTGTTTGTTTTACCTGTATTACCTCTCCATGAACTCTAACGGCTTTGCCTACATTTTCAGAAAGCTTTGAAGAGTTCAGTTCTGGAAGTTCTTTTTCAAGCTCCACAGTTTGGTAGATATTGATGTTCCTGGGAAGGAGGTCCAATTTGTTATTGTTCCTTATCTCCTTCACGCTCACAACAAGGCTGTCCCCGATCTTGGGAGTATCCTTCATATTGCTTGAGTGGATAAGCCCCCGCAGTTTGGGGTTAATATCTACAAAAGTACCAAATGTAACGTTGCTATTGACTACACAATGGTATAGCTTTCCAATCTCTATTTCGTCGATAGTGCAAGAATCATCAAGCTTATAAACCACCTGCTTCTTGCTGCAGCTTTCACATACTTCTTCTCCATCTACAAACTTATCTATGGACGAGCCACATGTCTTACAAGAGTAAAGGGCTCCTTTTCCTTTGCATGTCTTACATGTATCTTTTTCTTCAACTTCTCCGCTTCCTCCACATTTTGGACATACTGAACCACTGTTAAGGAAATTTGCAACATCTTTTTCTGATAATTTCATAAAGTCTACTGATTTGGATTTCCCGCTTCCTTTACAATCCGGGCATTTCTTTGAGGAGGTAACAATGTATCCCTTTCCCTCGCACTCTGGACATCTTTCGCTCATTTTATCATGCTTTAAATGTAATATGTGGGATTTATGTCTTTGGTCTCCACCTGTGTAATGTATGTACAAAATCAGCATCAAGATACACTCGATACAATTTGTATTAGTTTGCAATTTCACACAACAAAATCAATCAGATTAATAAACCATAAAACCATCTTATTACTTGTTGGGTCTGAAATACAAGGAAAATGTTTGCTTTCATGCTTTCGTATACATCCCCTCGAAAAACGGTTCGGACCCAAACTCCTTTCTACTATTTTATCTACAAGCAGCATTAACTTTTTAATATGTAGCAACCCTTTCTTTATATGCAATCAGTAATTTCACTGTTTGAAAGGGAGGTACTATGGCTTTATTAGATTTTCTTTTTCCATTACTTATCGTAGCAATTTTTATTTTATCAAAAGCGATCAAGATCGTTAATGAATATGAACGTGTAGTCATTTTTCGTTTAGGCCGACTAAGCGGTATCAAAGGTCCGGGCATGTTTTTCATAATACCTATCATAGATACGGTGGTGAAAATTGATCTGCGTGTGGTAACTATTGATGTACCCAAGCAGAACGTGATAACCAAGGATAATGTAACAGTGGATGTGGATGCTATTGTCTACTATAAGGTAGTGGACCCCTCTTCTGCTGTCAATGAAGTGGAAAATTACAGGTACGCTACTTCAACTTTGTCCCAAACAACATTGCGTGATGTGATTGGTCAGATAGAACTTGATGAACTCCTTTCCAACAGGGAGGAGATTAATAGGGATATCCAGGAACTGCTCGATGTTGCTACTGATCCATGGGGTATCAAGGTTACAGGAGTTACTCTCAGAGATGTGAAAATAGATGATACTATGCTGCGTGCCATTGCAAAGCAGGCCGAAGCAGAGCGTGAGAAGCGCGCACGTATTATTCTTTCAGAAGGTGAGTACATAGCTGCCGAGAAGATGAAACAAGCTGCACAGTTATACCAGGATATGCCCGCGGGACTTAAACTACGTGAATTGCAGACCATAGCCGAGGTGGCAAGAGAGAAGAACCTTATCGTAATTTCCAGTTCTATGGAAATTGGGGGTATAGCGGCTATGTCGAAGGCGTTCAGCGAGAAGAACAAGAGCTGATGGAAAGGTCATAATGGTTTCCAGAGTTGTGGTTTCTTTATTCCTTTTTACTTTTATTTTTTGCTGTACACCCTGTGCTGCTGCTACAGAAAAGGTATTGGTATTACAGATAGAGGATTCCATAACACCGGCTTCTGATGATATTTTGGCAGACGCCATAGCTTTCGCTGAAGAAGGCGATTACCAGGTTCTGGTCATTACACTTAACACGCCAGGCGGTGTGGTGGATGCGACCCTTAATATGATGGAACAAATAGCCAATACGAATGTACCTGTCATTGGCTACGTGTATCCTGAAGGTACGAAGTCTTGGTCTGCGGGTACTCTTCTCCTTATAAGTACGGATGTGGCGGCTATGGCTCCTTTCACTGTCATAGGCTCAGCCCAGCCTGTCACCATGACTCCATCAGGTTCAGAACCCATAAATGATTCCAAGATTGTGAATGCTCTGGTTGCTATGGCACAGGAAAATGCTCGCAAATACGGGCGTAATGAAACTGCTGCAGGTCAATTTATTACGGAAAACCTCAATTTAAATCCTGAAAAGGCCCTGGAATACGGAGTAATCGAGTACATAGCGTCAGATCTTAATGACCTGTTGGACCAGGTTGACGGGCAGGAGGTTAAGGGTAGGGAACTTAAGACCAGCGGGGCAGATATAGTGTTCTATAAACCATCCCTTAGACTTTCTTTCCTGAATACTATCTCAGATCCGGTCCTATCCTCCTTGTTATTGTTGCTTGGGGTGTACGCCCTAATATTAGGTCTGTCCCACCCCGGAATTGGCGGAGAGATATTTGGTCTTATATCTATATCATTGGGGCTTGTAGGTACAGGCTTCGATGTTAATATTGCATCAATATTCCTCATATTGGTAGGTGTGGCATTGATTATAATAGAGTTCCAATCCCCGGGTTTAGGAATTTTCGGTATTGTAGGGCTTGTGTGCATAGTTGCAGGAAGTATGTTGCTTGCACCAACAGATTTTCCACGAAATTATACGCCAGCTGGATTCCAGCAGACTATCCTACTTTCGGTTGTAGCTCCCACCATAGCTATTGGTGTTTTCCTGTTGTTCGTTCTTTATAAGGTCGCAATTGTGCGTCACTCCAAGCCAAAATTCGGTGAGCTTTTAGGTGATATTGCTGTTGCCCAGGATTCTTTTGGACCAGGCGAGTTTGGATATGTAAGGCATAAAAGTGAAAACTGGAAAGCGCGTTCTGAGGATTATATAGAAAAAGGAAATAAGGTGGAGATCCTGGAAAAAGATGGGACGGTTCTAATTGTAAAAAAGATAGATGAAAAATATCGTCTTTCAGAATAATGATCTGCTTTCTTACTTAAGCAGATCCTTTCTTTATCATTTCCACTACTCTGCGCTTTTTCTCAATTGAATTCTCCGCTGCCTTGTCAATTGCATTTTTCATTTCAATAAAATCCCGGGGCTCTTCTTCTCCTATCATTTTCTTGACAGGGGTGTATGCAGATTCCCTGAAGCGGGGGATGAAATCTTTTATCTCTCCGTTTATTCTGATTTCGGAGCCAACTCCTTTCTCCACGCGCCCTATGATGTCAATGGCAACACTTGCTTCTTTCACAACGCGCATGATTTCTTGAGCATACTCCTGCGGGGCTATGACAAGCAAGGCATCAAGTGAGACTCCCAGATAATCTATCTTTAGGGATTCGAGCATTTCAAGCACTACTGGATTGACCAGTGCTCTCATTTTCTCTTCTTCAAAGACCAGTTTTACACCAGCAGTCTTTGATATCTCTTTGGCGTCACCACGGATACCACCATTAGTGACATCCGTCATGGCATGTATATATGGAAGCAGGCCAGAACCAATGAGTGCTTCACATGCTTCCAGGAACTTTACGTTCATGGTTTCGCTCACAACATGGTGCATGTTGTAATAAAGAGCTGTAGTGGAAACAGTGCCTCCTCCGGCACCCTCGGTCATGAGGATTACATCGCCTTCTCTTGTTTGATTGCGGGCTGTAAGGTCCGATGTTGTTCCCACGGCACCCACTCCGCCTGTCAAGCGTTCCCCTATGACCATATCTCCTCCTATACGGAGTGTGCTGCCAGTGATAAGGGGGATACCAGTAAGCTCAGATACTGTGGTTATGCCTGCGATGTGGTCAAATATCTTCGCTACATCTCCGTCATCTGCTACATGAATATCTGAAAGCAGAGCAACAGGTCGTGCTCCCATTACATACACGTCTCTAAGTGAGGCTCTTGCTACATGGAAACCGGCGAGAAATGGAAAATCGCTAAGTCTGGAGTGTATTCCATCTATGGTGACTATTATGTATTTATCTATGCCATTGCCCAAGACCACGCCTGAATCATCAAGCTGCGCGCTGTCAACTATAGCACTGGTTTTTCCAATTACCTCTGCTATCTTCTCATGCGTATAAAAGTCACCTGTGCCCCTTGAACCTACGCCGAATTCACCCATTGTGACGCCAGATATGGTCGGTTCCAGGATATCACCTTTCACATTCAATGTGTTTTTTGCTTCCACGATTGTTGCCTGCGCAAGCTTGCGTGCATGCTGAGGTGTGGTCTTTTTTATTTCCAGTATCCTTGCTGTCAGTTTATCTTCGAGTTCAAGATCATTGGCACGTAGGCCTCTTTTTGCATATCCTTCGATATCCATATTTTTACCTCAGCACATTTCTACAAAGTTGCGAAGCATCTTCAGGCCGATATCCCCACTTTTTTCAGGGTGGAACTGTGTGCCCATCACATTCCCGGAATCGTTGACTATGGCAGCTGCAAAAGTTTTTCCATATTCACACGATGCAAGTGTGTTTTTTTGTGCAGTATCCACATAGTAGGAATGTACAAAATAAACATAAGACCCATTGGGAATACCTTCGAACAGAGGATGTTCTTGTGTGATATGTATGGAGTTCCATCCCATGTGGGGGACTTTGAGTTCAGAGTGAGGGAATCTTACAACATTTCCCTTTACAAGTCCCAATCCATCAGTTAACCTTCCTTCTTCGGACCAATCCATAAGTATCTGCTCTCCCAGACAAATGCCAAGCATAGGCTTGCCGGAAGTCACATATTCTGTAATAGTACCCTTGAGACCTTCTATGTTTTTCATGGCATCCATGAAAGCGCCCACTCCGGGTAGGATAACCCCATCTGCTGCAAGCATCTTTTCAGGGTCACTGGAGATGGAAACAGAGGCACCTGCGTGTTCAAGTCCTTTGTATACACTGCGCAGGTTACCAAGCCCATAGTCTATGATCACGATATTTTTCATCGGGAATTAGAGCTTGTTCCTTATACATCAATTTAACGAATCTGCAGATCTCCCTTTTAACTTTTGAGTAATATAGTATAACTTATATACTTTGTATTCTTTTTAACTATTAAACCAATCTGGTGATATGTATGAAAAACAGAAAGAATGCTACAATTTTGTTCCACAGCGATGATGCTATGGAACTGCCAATTAATATTGTCGTTATGCTGGTTGTTGGTATGGTGGCACTTGCAGCCCTTGTCGCCATTATTCCACCACCTACTAAGAACATGTCTGTTTACATTGATAGTTCAGGTGCTTCTGTCACTCCTACTATGACTATGATTGATGGTAATGCGGTCATAGTGGATTCAGCTACGGCGCAGAATCCGTTTTATGTGAGGGTGACTCTTTCTGCTACGGACACGGATGGCAACCCTGTAAGGGATGCCAGTGTAGTGCTCAGGGGTCTGGGCGGGGTTGCAACCAACACCACGGGCAGTGATGGCAAGACGCTGCTTATCACCAATCCGGCAATGGTCGCACTGGGACCTAA encodes:
- a CDS encoding carboxypeptidase regulatory-like domain-containing protein, producing the protein MKNRKNATILFHSDDAMELPINIVVMLVVGMVALAALVAIIPPPTKNMSVYIDSSGASVTPTMTMIDGNAVIVDSATAQNPFYVRVTLSATDTDGNPVRDASVVLRGLGGVATNTTGSDGKTLLITNPAMVALGPNQNEGTMDLTISANGFYDYEKEDAVMIVRTA